The following coding sequences lie in one Cloeon dipterum chromosome 1, ieCloDipt1.1, whole genome shotgun sequence genomic window:
- the LOC135948101 gene encoding galactoside 2-alpha-L-fucosyltransferase SEC1-like: MSAKSSVFAVLIFFSVLYLLDVKFVTQEFRPKVNQTTNSSTIKNYQCPEGPIVAVLGAGRLGNQIWDYASTWSVARRLNRTAYVQDSIILGLSKMFENLSLKPLSDFQKCRQPLPPAVPLDKLFPMETLGRRFRARNLLLPAFSQLLEVVFPDRELLRRELKFKPELVAEVQKTIEEVAGRGKIVVGIHVRRDDFGTFLPLTFHSQLATEHYFKNAMEWYRQQYGSSTFFLIVSDDLGWCKRLLGNDSKLASKTPSHDLILLSMCDHTIIDYGTFGFWGAFFSRGHTVSLNVEQNVTSVMSAKANWTLFDKETLSVIG, encoded by the exons ATGTCAGCTAAAAGCTCAGTGTTCGCggttctaatattttttagtgtgTTATATCTCTTAGATGTGAAGTTTGTAACTCAGGAATTTCGACCTAAGGTCAACCAGACCACGAATAGCAGCACGATCAAGAACTACCAGTGTCCCGAAGGACCAATTGTGGCCGTCCTGGGCGCCGGTCGCCTTGGAAATCAGATTTGGGACTACGCGTCCACCTGGAGCGTGGCGAGGCGATTGAACCGTACCGCCTACGTGCAGGATTCCATCATCTTAGGATTGTCCAAGATGTTCGAAAACCTGAGTTTGAAGCCACTAAGCGATTTCCAAAAATGCAGACAGCCGCTGCCACCGGCAGTTCCTTTGGATAAATTGTTCCCCATGGAGACCTTAGGTCGAAGGTTTCGGGCTCGTAATTTGCTCCTGCCCGCGTTTTCCCAGCTGTTGGAGGTGGTTTTCCCAGACAGAGAGCTGCTACGCAGAGAGCTCAAGTTCAAACCAGAGTTGGTTGCAGAGGTGCAGAAGACAATCGAAGAGGTTGCAGGACGTGGAAAGATTGTTGTCGGCATTCACGTTCGTCGCGATGATTTCGGCACGTTCTTGCCACTTACGTTTCACTCTCAATTGGCAACTGAACATTATTTTAAG aatgCTATGGAGTGGTACAGACAACAATACGGCAGCTCAACCTTCTTTCTCATCGTCAGCGATGACCTCGGGTGGTGTAAAAGGTTGCTAGGTAATGACTCCAAATTGGCATCGAAAACCCCTAGCCACGACTTGATTCTACTTTCGATGTGTGATCATACAATAATTGATTACGGAACTTTTGGATTCTGGGgtgcatttttttccagagGGCATACAGTTTCCCTGAATGTTGAACAAAATGTTACAAGTGTAATGTCTGCAAAAGCGAATTGGACACTTTTTGACAAAGAGACACTAAGTGTAATAggatga